The Anopheles merus strain MAF chromosome 2L, AmerM5.1, whole genome shotgun sequence genome has a segment encoding these proteins:
- the LOC121591705 gene encoding putative nuclease HARBI1, translating into MLPALMVRFNLFESDDESDAYNTGSEAESEESEHIYRESFPYLLEDEWFLKCFHVSRDIFKSLYDGIAPTLLSQYEATVYDRIAATLRYLATGTCTSDRGVGGYKAMPRAEFQAMFPQTLNAIRQLICNQHISLKPQNRDEQWEAMSYFRRILGPTPGVAFCAVGTHIPIAEPSEQKHLFYYKYGTYSLNALMIFDHRKRVRYVNASFCGAMHDSHLWNSSGVDSHFAQQHAKGNEKCNLLANSMFPSQPWIIKPKPGSVDPTFNARHERALATADAAVHLLKNRFKCLLGKPPIPYTPPECVAVIDVCCALHNMCLDENLPDIK; encoded by the exons ATGCTGCCGGCGCTAATGGTTAGGTTTAATCTGTTCGAAAGTGACGATGAGTCGGACGCTTACAATACCGGCAGCGAAGCCGAATCGGAGGAGAGTGAACACATATACCGGGAATCATTCCCATACCTTTTGGAAGATGAATG gtttttaaaatgctttcacGTGTCGCGCGATATCTTCAAGAGCCTGTACGACGGTATAGCGCCGACGCTGCTCAGCCAGTACGAAGCCACGGTGTACGATAGAATCGCCGCGACGCTGCGCTATCTGGCCACCGGTACCTGCACGAGTGACCGTGGCGTTGGCGGATACAAGGCAATGCCACGGGCCGAATTTCAAGCAATGTTTCCGCAAACGCTAAACGCTATCCGTCAGTTGATATGCAATCAGCACATCTCGCTCAAGCCACAGAACAGGGATGAGCAATGGGAAGCGATGAGTTACTTCCGACGCATTTTGGGCCCGACACCCGGTGTGGCGTTCTGTGCTGTCGGGACGCACATTCCGATCGCTGAGCCGAGCGAGCAGAAGCATCTGTTCTACTACAAGTACGGGACGTACAGTCTCAATGCATTGATG ATTTTTGACCACAGAAAACGCGTACGGTACGTGAATGCAAGCTTTTGTGGTGCGATGCACGATTCGCATCTATGGAACAGTTCGGGCGTGGACAGCCACTTTGCCCAGCAGCACGCAAAGGGAAACGAAAAGTGCAACCTTTTAG cgAATTCCATGTTCCCTTCCCAACCGTGGATCATAAAACCGAAACCTGGCAGTGTCGATCCCACGTTTAATGCGCGGCACGAAAGAGCGCTCGCAACCGCTGACGCAGCCGTTCATCTGCTAAAGAACCGATTTAAATGTCTTCTGGGCAAACCGCCCATCCCGTACACACCGCCCGAGTGTGTGGCAGTAATAGACGTTTGCTGTGCGCTTCACAACATGTGTCTGGACGAAAATTTGCCAGATATTAAATAA
- the LOC121591708 gene encoding uncharacterized protein LOC121591708 yields the protein MDAGPPSIIPVERRNSRINEDQLNRMVCMLEKAPDIARAIARGPQNVFWRRLAKELNDIGPATKDPSSWKKVWHDYKCSVKKRLVQYNEDISSGIYPKQLSALHRRILKLLDLDLKRVKITEESGSDREDENNGTDADHSKDAFDMGDPMDSQSSTGAPGQEAAEDGTNRPASSSFSNTINACQQRLAKMPNITITKQKSDGDDDDPLSYCPKAATKSLPYGRGTKRKREECFEMALETNRSLIAVMKTSLTVQKELVAEVRGLKKVLEEFTEGMKELNGGLRNSGESTKGK from the exons ATGGATGCCGGACCGCCGTCCATAAT ACCCGTCGAACGTAGGAACTCGCGCATCAATGAAGATCAGTTGAATCGAATGGTTTGCATGCTCGAAAAAGCGCCCGACATCGCGCGTGCCATTGCCCGTGGTCCTCAGAACGTATTTTGGAGGCGACTTGCCAAAGAGCTGAACGACATTGGACCTGCCACGAAAGATCCTTCTTCGTGGAAGAAG GTTTGGCACGATTACAAATGCTCCGTAAAGAAGCGGCTGGTGCAGTACAACGAAGACATCAGTAGCGGCATTTACCCGAAGCAGCTGTCCGCGCTGCACCGACGAATACTGAAGCTGCTCGACTTGGACCTGAAGCGCGTGAAGATAACGGAAGAAAGCGGTTCCGACCGGGAAGACGAAAACAACGGCACCGACGCAGACCACTCGAAGGACGCGTTCGATATGGGCGACCCGATGGATTCGCAAAGCTCGACCGGCGCCCCGGGACAGGAAGCGGCTGAGGACGGTACAAATCGGCCCGCCTCGTCCAGCTTCTCCAACACGATCAATGCGTGCCAGCAACGGTTGGCCAAGATGCCGAACATTACGATCACCAAGCAGAAGAGTGACGGTGACGATGACGATCCGCTTTCGTACTGCCCGAAAGCGGCAACGAAATCGCTCCCGTACGGCCGTGGAACGAAGCGCAAGCGAGAGGAATGTTTTGAAATGGCACTGGAAACGAACCGATCGCTCATTGCGGTCATGAAAACTTCGCTGACCGTGCAGAAGGAGCTGGTGGCGGAGGTGCGCGGGCTGAAGAAAGTGCTGGAAGAGTTTACCGAGGGCATGAAGGAGCTGAATGGGGGGCTGCGGAACTCGGGCGAATCGACCAAAGGGAAGTAA
- the LOC121591709 gene encoding protein nutcracker: MDSDASENNSVPLDKTNDELQRSRSPLETVAEEAEGYQPILVTPATEWKSLPLLVEDSSRVLLAPSLQLALRHFFTHCGRDVIEISRSDLMIVLIYVIALETGLIPKGGSLPPSCRPGKHHTTYRSFDRRLVNHFASRLPLDWFGARAGPYRFELELVHESATCSNLSCTLVALSSGDLLIVNLLPFYGQKAGFSVTVPISFHVPAVNGNRLPLCYQNLSGLSVKLKNELFVPFRNHMYSKFVLTISPSLRGLPQELVARVMEYLDAPARRKLMEVLTILPAV; this comes from the exons ATGGATAGCGATGCGAGTGAGAATAATTCGGTCCCGCTGGACAAAACTAACGATGAGCTGCAGCGGAGCCGATCCCCTCTGGAGACAGTAGCGGAGGAAGCAGAAG GATATCAGCCCATTCTGGTCACACCGGCGACGGAATGGAAGTCGCTACCGCTTCTGGTGGAGGATAGCAGCCGGGTGCTGCTGGCACCGTCGCTCCAGCTTGCCTTGCGCCATTTTTTCACCCACTGCGGCAGGGACGTCATCGAGATAAGCCGGTCCGATCTGATGATAGTGCTTATCTATGTGATCGCCCTCGAGACGGGCCTGATACCGAAGGGTGGCTCACTGCCGCCGAGCTGCCGGCCGGGGAAGCATCACACCACCTACCGCTCGTTCGATAGGCGGCTGGTGAACCATTTCGCGTCGCGCCTCCCGCTCGACTGGTTCGGTGCCCGTGCCGGCCCGTACCGGTTCGAGCTGGAGCTGGTGCACGAAAGTGCCACCTGCAGCAATCTGAGCTGCACGCTGGTCGCCCTGTCCAGTGGCGACCTGCTGATCGTGAACCTGCTGCCCTTTTACGGCCAGAAGGCAGGTTTCTCCGTCACGGTACCGATCAGCTTCCACGTGCCGGCGGTCAATGGCAACCGGTTGCCGCTCTGCTACCAGAATCTGTCGGGGCTTTCGGTGAAGCTCAAGAACGAGCTGTTCGTCCCGTTTCGCAACCACATGTACTCGAAGTTTGTTCTCACCATCAGTCCGTCGCTGCGCGGTCTACCGCAGGAGCTGGTAGCCAGGGTGATGGAGTACTTAGACGCACCCGCCCGTCGCAAGCTGATGGAAGTGTTGACGATCTTACCTGCAGTATAG